From bacterium:
TTCTCGAACACAGTTTCGGAAACATGGATATCCGCACCGGTCAGGATGGCAGAATTTCCATCGACGGCTTGAAAAAGATCACGGTCAAAAATACGGGTATTGTGGACGAGTTTTTCAAAGAAATGAAACTGGTTGTCGATGAAAAACCGAACCGTGTAACGATCAAAACGGAATATCCCGACAAAAAATACCGTGACAAGGTTAAGAATTATTCCATCTCATACACAATCGAGGTGCCGCGGGATATAGTTCTCGATGTGCAAAACTCCTTCGGAAACGTTGATATCCAGGGTGTTTCGGAAAAAATCTCGATAAAAAACGGCTTCGGAAACCTGACCGCGAACGATCTCAGGGGCGAAACGGTGCTGACCAACAAATTCGGAACACTGGTTGCGCACAACATCGACGGAAACACACTCATACGGAACGAACACAGCTCGCTTGACATCTTTCATATAACCGGCAACCTCACCGCAGAAACGAAATTTGGCTCCATCAGGATTGAAGATGTCGCAGGAACCGCAGATATAAGTGGCGGTTACGGCAAGGTCGACTGTTCGAAAATCATGGGGAATTGTGATATAAAGAATTCCTTCGGCGAGGTCATATGCACCGCCGTAGACGGTATGACGGGTATTACAAACGGTCATGGCGCCATTACGGTATCGGATATAAAAAACAGTCTTTCGGTCAGATCGAGTTTCGGGCGGATAAGCGCAGGCAATGTCCGTGGTGATGTCAGGGTGGATAACCAGCACGCCGCGGTGGAAATCGAGCTTGTCGAAGGAAATGCGGAAGTCAACAACTCTTTCGGTGCGGTTAATGCGTCCCATGTCGGCGGTAATGTGATCGTCGTCAACCAGCACGGCAGTATAACCGCCCGGGGCGTCCTGCAGAAAAACACCGGTTCAAAGAGAACTGTCAGGCTGAAAACATCGCATGCTCCCATAACGCTGAGTGTGCCGGAATCGCTTTCGGCAAAGATTACGGCCTCGACATCCTTCGGTAAATTCAAGTGCGACATGCCGGTTCTTGTCAATTTCGGCAAAGTCGATGTATCATCCTCGAACAATCAGAATATTACAGGCACTATCGGGGACGGCAGAGACACTATCGAGCTCGAAGCATCATTTGCCGATATCCGCGTCGAAAAGGAATAAATCCTGAGATATGTCAGTTCCGTTCACATTCGCGCCTGTTTTCGCCCGCGCGAAGCGGATGATTCGGAAGGATGGCTTCCCCGGCCTCTTTCCGGATCATCGATTGATTGATGAATCAAGTATTTTAAGAGATTGTCTGAACCGCTGATGACTATGATTAACTGATTACCATGAAAAAGATACGGAATTATTGGTATTATTTCAAAGTCTTGTGATAAAATCTGTAAGTGTGGATATAAGCTGTCAAGGGTCGGCTCGAAGTGCCGATTTACATGCCCTTGACAGCGAACAAACAACATATTTCATAACCGGGCAAGTGAAAAAATACTTTTTCACAGCCCCCTTAATCATTATCATCATCGAATCACATCGATCAACAGTTCAGACTGTCTTTCCATTTTTTATAAGTTTCATAAGAAAAATCAATATCTTATCTTACATTCTCCTCTTAGTGCCTTTGCCTCTTTATCTCTTTGTCCCTTATAAACACTTTTCCCTGTAACCTTTTTCAAAAAATCCTGTTATCATAAGTGAAGAAAGAAAAACAACAGGAGTCGACGTGCCAACGGATCATGAGACAATGCTTGCCGTCCGCGAGGGCGACATCGAAAAGCTGGGCAGTCTGTTCGAGGAACACCATAAACGCCTGTACAATTTTTTCCTCCGTCAGACAGGAAACACCCAGGCAAGCGAGGACCTCGTTCAGGATGTGTTCCTCCGCATGCTCAAATACCGTCACACGTACCTTGACAACGGTAATTTCGATACATGGATGTTTTCGATAGCGCGGAATGCCCGTGTCGACTATTACCGCGAGAATACCGTCCGGCATGTTCAGTTGGAAGAAGCGGAGCACTGCGCAGACACCATGCCGAACCCGGAAGAAAAATTCAGTCATGACCATGATGTTGATATGGTCCGGAAAGCCCTCGCCGAGCTCGACGA
This genomic window contains:
- a CDS encoding DUF4097 domain-containing protein produces the protein MKTSIKLIITFLILAGYCLIVNNAMASESNIPGTDFTEKITMTIPCKPGMEIILEHSFGNMDIRTGQDGRISIDGLKKITVKNTGIVDEFFKEMKLVVDEKPNRVTIKTEYPDKKYRDKVKNYSISYTIEVPRDIVLDVQNSFGNVDIQGVSEKISIKNGFGNLTANDLRGETVLTNKFGTLVAHNIDGNTLIRNEHSSLDIFHITGNLTAETKFGSIRIEDVAGTADISGGYGKVDCSKIMGNCDIKNSFGEVICTAVDGMTGITNGHGAITVSDIKNSLSVRSSFGRISAGNVRGDVRVDNQHAAVEIELVEGNAEVNNSFGAVNASHVGGNVIVVNQHGSITARGVLQKNTGSKRTVRLKTSHAPITLSVPESLSAKITASTSFGKFKCDMPVLVNFGKVDVSSSNNQNITGTIGDGRDTIELEASFADIRVEKE
- a CDS encoding RNA polymerase sigma factor; the protein is MPTDHETMLAVREGDIEKLGSLFEEHHKRLYNFFLRQTGNTQASEDLVQDVFLRMLKYRHTYLDNGNFDTWMFSIARNARVDYYRENTVRHVQLEEAEHCADTMPNPEEKFSHDHDVDMVRKALAELDEDKREVILLSRFGNLRYEEIGKILGCTVGAVKVRVFRAVKELSTIYFRLAGDTTHEM